One Sanguibacter sp. HDW7 DNA window includes the following coding sequences:
- a CDS encoding biotin--[acetyl-CoA-carboxylase] ligase, translating to MTSDAPREPLDAQLLRDLLRAPVGVLQRVDVRPEVTSTNTVLVTEARDTPHAWPTPSLLVADHQTAGRGRLDRAWQTPPHTALTASTVIAPGTPRETWGWLPLLAGLAAARSLRSMTALDVRTKWPNDLLVPAPDGADLLGWGPWRKVGGILAEVVDDERVVVGLGINVDQRPDELPVASASSLAAHGVSQRREMLVAGLETSFVELLTIWREHAGDAVAAGLAEEVTALCVSIGTDVRVTAAGGRELRGTTVGLDADGALLVRTTTGDVERIISGDVQHLRVIGAEQD from the coding sequence ATGACCTCCGACGCACCCCGTGAGCCGCTCGACGCGCAGCTGCTGCGCGACCTGCTGCGCGCTCCGGTCGGGGTCCTCCAGCGGGTCGACGTACGTCCCGAGGTCACGTCGACGAACACGGTCCTCGTCACCGAGGCGCGCGACACCCCGCACGCGTGGCCCACGCCGTCGCTGCTCGTCGCCGACCATCAGACCGCCGGCCGCGGCCGTCTCGACCGCGCGTGGCAGACGCCCCCGCACACGGCGCTCACGGCGTCGACCGTCATCGCCCCCGGGACCCCGCGCGAGACCTGGGGGTGGCTCCCGCTGCTCGCCGGGCTCGCGGCGGCGCGCTCGCTGCGCAGCATGACGGCGCTCGATGTCCGCACGAAGTGGCCCAACGACCTGCTCGTGCCCGCGCCCGACGGCGCAGACCTCCTGGGCTGGGGCCCGTGGCGCAAGGTGGGTGGCATCCTTGCGGAGGTCGTCGACGACGAGCGTGTCGTCGTCGGGCTGGGCATCAACGTCGACCAGCGCCCCGACGAGCTCCCGGTCGCCTCGGCGTCGTCGCTCGCCGCGCACGGCGTGTCGCAGCGCCGCGAGATGCTCGTCGCAGGCCTCGAGACGTCGTTCGTCGAGCTGCTCACGATCTGGCGGGAGCATGCGGGCGACGCGGTCGCGGCGGGACTCGCGGAGGAGGTCACGGCGCTGTGCGTGTCGATCGGCACGGACGTCCGCGTGACGGCCGCGGGCGGCCGCGAGCTGCGCGGGACGACGGTCGGGCTCGACGCCGACGGCGCGCTGCTCGTGCGCACGACGACCGGCGACGTCGAACGGATCATCAGCGGCGACGTGCAGCACCTGCGCGTCATCGGGGCCGAGCAGGACTGA
- a CDS encoding adenylate/guanylate cyclase domain-containing protein, producing the protein MADVSHEWSEEVERVVAGLLGGERSSTLPGLAAEAGLDEAWVARYWQLMGLPPSSEDAREYTHEDAEALAELHDLAERENLDARTLASLVRSVGHSTERLSWWHFEALVDHEVRQQGLLDPDARRAVIRSMDRLAPVLERQLVHAWRRQTTALVTRMAQEFGDAAQDTASIRSGRDLPLPRAVGFADIVSFTRMTATMAPDDFANFIQAFETRARDIVTANGGRVVKTIGDALLFIADDVVTGARVALGLAKATEDELGVEGIAGRPVRVSLVWGRVLARFGDVFGPSVNLASRLTDQAQPSTVLLDEVTAHRLASNPNFALTALEPREVPGLGTLTPVRLDFARD; encoded by the coding sequence ATGGCCGACGTGTCGCACGAGTGGTCCGAGGAGGTCGAACGCGTCGTCGCGGGCCTGCTCGGCGGCGAGCGTTCGTCGACCCTGCCCGGGCTCGCCGCGGAGGCGGGGCTCGACGAGGCGTGGGTCGCCCGATACTGGCAGCTCATGGGGCTGCCGCCGTCGAGCGAGGACGCGCGCGAGTACACGCACGAGGACGCCGAGGCGCTCGCGGAGCTACACGACCTCGCCGAGCGCGAGAACCTCGACGCGCGCACGCTCGCGTCGCTCGTGAGATCCGTCGGGCATTCGACAGAACGCCTCTCGTGGTGGCACTTCGAAGCGCTCGTCGACCACGAGGTGCGCCAGCAGGGGCTTCTCGACCCGGACGCGCGCCGCGCGGTCATCCGGTCGATGGACAGGCTGGCGCCCGTGCTCGAGCGTCAGCTCGTCCACGCGTGGCGGCGGCAGACGACGGCTCTCGTCACGCGCATGGCGCAGGAGTTCGGGGATGCGGCGCAGGACACGGCGTCGATCCGCTCGGGGCGCGACCTTCCGCTGCCGCGCGCCGTGGGCTTCGCGGACATCGTCTCGTTCACGCGCATGACGGCGACGATGGCGCCCGACGACTTCGCGAACTTCATCCAGGCGTTCGAGACGCGCGCCCGCGACATCGTCACGGCGAACGGCGGCCGCGTCGTCAAGACGATCGGCGACGCTCTCCTGTTCATCGCGGACGACGTCGTCACGGGTGCGCGCGTCGCTCTCGGGCTCGCGAAGGCGACCGAGGACGAGCTCGGCGTCGAGGGCATCGCGGGCCGGCCGGTACGTGTGAGCCTCGTGTGGGGGCGCGTGCTCGCACGTTTCGGTGATGTCTTCGGACCGTCGGTCAACCTCGCGTCGCGGCTCACGGACCAGGCGCAGCCGTCGACGGTCCTGCTCGACGAGGTGACGGCACACCGGCTCGCGTCGAACCCGAACTTTGCGCTCACTGCGCTCGAGCCTCGCGAGGTGCCGGGGCTCGGCACGCTCACGCCGGTGCGCCTGGACTTCGCGCGCGACTGA
- a CDS encoding SOS response-associated peptidase translates to MCGRFASARQTQDLLDAFMIDPTLPVDDELREWHASWNVAPTQHVRMIVERAPRETPDAPPVRQLRAARWGLVPSWARDASGGARLLNARSETLLEKPSFKRAAASRRAVVPADGYYEWRKLGDGPRPAKQPYYIHPADGSVAALAGLYEFWRDKDLPDDDPDRWLVTCTILTRAAAGELAEIHDRTPVMLTPATLDGWLDPSADGREALDLALSDAPELAWHPVSSRVNRVSEDDAGLIDLES, encoded by the coding sequence ATGTGCGGACGCTTCGCCTCGGCCCGGCAGACCCAGGACCTCCTCGACGCCTTCATGATCGACCCCACGCTGCCCGTCGACGACGAGCTGCGCGAATGGCACGCCTCGTGGAACGTCGCGCCCACCCAGCACGTCCGCATGATCGTCGAGCGCGCCCCGCGCGAGACCCCCGATGCCCCGCCCGTGCGCCAGCTCCGCGCCGCACGCTGGGGCCTCGTCCCGTCGTGGGCTCGCGACGCGAGCGGCGGCGCCCGCCTCCTCAACGCCCGCTCCGAGACGCTCCTCGAGAAGCCGTCGTTCAAGCGCGCCGCGGCATCCCGCAGGGCCGTCGTGCCGGCCGACGGCTACTACGAGTGGCGCAAGCTCGGCGACGGACCACGCCCCGCCAAGCAGCCGTACTACATCCACCCCGCCGACGGCTCGGTCGCCGCCCTCGCCGGGCTCTACGAGTTCTGGCGCGACAAGGACCTCCCCGACGACGACCCGGACCGCTGGCTCGTCACGTGCACGATCCTCACGCGCGCCGCCGCCGGCGAGCTCGCCGAGATCCACGACCGCACGCCCGTCATGCTCACGCCCGCAACCCTCGACGGCTGGCTCGACCCGTCGGCCGACGGCCGCGAGGCACTCGACCTCGCCCTCTCCGACGCGCCCGAGCTCGCATGGCACCCCGTGTCGTCACGGGTCAACCGCGTGAGCGAGGACGACGCAGGGCTCATCGACCTCGAGAGCTGA
- a CDS encoding multidrug effflux MFS transporter, with product MSQPASPQYRPGPKYVLLLGSLAAVPAITTDIYLPSLPTVGAELGATAAAAQLTISGMLVGGAVGQLLIGPMSDRFGRRLPVLVGLVGHVLTSLLCMVAPNITALIALRVLQGFFNAAASVVAIAVIRDRFVGSDAARLLSRLMLVIGVAPLFAPAVGGAIAAAWTWRGVFGVLAGLGVALAILVWRFMPETLPADRRRIAGPRGVARGYLELLRDRRFMALALIPGMAQAVIMSYVVGSTYVFQREHGLDGHQFALLFAINGIALVGGAQVNAYLVKRVAPLRVLRVAIVVQAILGLVLVAVTASGLGGLALMCVMLWLMLSMQGLVPGNASVLALNDYGHMAGTAAAFLGAMQAALGGLVAPIVGFTGGTGVSMVAVMTGSVLVGLTVLAVATPAYRREGAWGAA from the coding sequence GTGTCACAACCGGCCTCACCGCAGTACCGTCCCGGCCCCAAGTACGTCCTCCTCCTCGGCTCGCTCGCTGCCGTCCCCGCGATCACGACCGACATCTACCTCCCGTCGCTCCCGACCGTCGGCGCCGAGCTCGGCGCGACCGCGGCCGCCGCGCAGCTGACGATCTCCGGGATGCTCGTCGGTGGCGCCGTCGGGCAGCTGCTCATCGGGCCCATGTCGGACCGCTTCGGTCGCCGCCTGCCCGTCCTCGTCGGGCTCGTCGGGCACGTCCTCACGTCGCTCCTGTGCATGGTCGCGCCGAACATCACGGCGCTCATCGCGCTGCGCGTCCTCCAGGGCTTCTTCAACGCGGCCGCGTCCGTCGTCGCGATCGCCGTGATCCGCGACCGGTTCGTCGGCTCGGACGCCGCACGCCTGCTGTCGCGGCTCATGCTCGTCATCGGCGTTGCACCGCTGTTCGCACCCGCGGTGGGCGGCGCGATCGCGGCGGCCTGGACGTGGCGCGGCGTGTTCGGCGTCCTCGCGGGGCTGGGCGTCGCGCTCGCGATCCTCGTGTGGCGGTTCATGCCCGAGACCCTGCCGGCCGACCGTCGGCGCATCGCCGGCCCGCGCGGCGTCGCGCGCGGCTACCTCGAGCTGCTGCGCGACCGTCGGTTCATGGCCCTCGCGCTCATCCCGGGCATGGCGCAGGCCGTCATCATGAGCTACGTCGTCGGCTCGACGTACGTCTTCCAGCGCGAGCACGGGCTCGACGGCCACCAGTTTGCGCTGCTCTTCGCGATCAACGGCATCGCGCTCGTGGGCGGCGCGCAGGTCAACGCGTACCTCGTCAAGCGGGTCGCGCCGCTGCGGGTGCTGCGGGTCGCGATCGTCGTCCAGGCGATCCTCGGGCTCGTGCTCGTCGCGGTGACGGCCAGCGGGCTCGGCGGGCTGGCGCTCATGTGCGTCATGCTCTGGCTCATGCTCTCGATGCAGGGGCTCGTGCCCGGCAACGCGAGCGTGCTCGCGCTCAACGACTACGGCCACATGGCGGGGACGGCGGCGGCGTTCCTCGGCGCGATGCAGGCCGCGCTCGGAGGTCTCGTCGCCCCGATCGTCGGCTTCACCGGCGGCACCGGGGTGTCGATGGTGGCGGTGATGACGGGGTCGGTCCTCGTGGGTCTCACGGTGCTCGCGGTCGCCACTCCTGCGTACCGGCGCGAGGGAGCGTGGGGCGCGGCCTGA
- a CDS encoding Rrf2 family transcriptional regulator — protein MRVTAKIDYAVRGCLELAAHRADGLLKADQIAAAQQIPGAFMLSILGDLRAAGIVESRRGADGGYRLALDPADVAIADVIRAIDGPLASIAGVQPEDVDYRGASEHLRDAWVALRVAMRSVLEATTLADVVAGNLPEVARELLSHDDAYVTRPLPGA, from the coding sequence ATGCGCGTGACAGCCAAGATCGACTATGCCGTGCGTGGGTGCCTCGAGCTCGCCGCGCACAGGGCCGACGGCCTCCTCAAGGCCGACCAGATCGCGGCTGCCCAGCAGATCCCGGGGGCGTTCATGCTCTCGATCCTTGGCGACCTGCGGGCCGCGGGGATCGTCGAGTCGCGGCGGGGAGCGGACGGCGGGTACCGGCTCGCGCTCGACCCGGCGGACGTCGCGATCGCGGACGTCATCCGGGCGATCGACGGGCCGCTCGCGAGCATCGCGGGCGTGCAGCCGGAGGACGTCGACTACCGGGGCGCATCCGAGCACCTGCGGGACGCGTGGGTCGCGCTGCGGGTCGCGATGCGTTCGGTCCTCGAGGCGACGACGTTGGCCGACGTCGTCGCGGGGAACCTTCCCGAGGTGGCGCGCGAGCTGCTGTCGCACGACGACGCCTATGTGACGCGTCCGCTGCCGGGGGCGTAA
- a CDS encoding CpaF family protein: MDAVAILESEVRELVRARGIDPVRDRTAFDGLLDAAREDYEQRAGRGSVPPLLDLARAERAVRDAVAGLGPLQRYLDDPEIEEIWVNSPSRVFVARGGETELTPTVLTSGQVADLVERMLEPTGRRLDISSPFVDAALPGGERLHVVIPDVTREWTLNIRKFVARARSLGDLVALGTLTPAAARFLDACVRAGLNILVAGATHAGKTTLVNALGGAVPAHERVIVCEEVFELRLPGRDVVAMQCRQPSLEGTGEIPLRRLVKEALRMRPDRIVVGEVREAEAFDLLIALSSGIPGMCTIHAGSAREAVAKMCTLPLLAGENVTAGFVVPSVATALDVVVHVARDAGGARRVREIALVTGRVEGGVVELAEMYRTDGTTLVRGAGHPVTTEPFAGAGIDIAHILRTEG; the protein is encoded by the coding sequence GTGGACGCCGTGGCGATCCTCGAGTCCGAGGTGCGAGAGCTCGTGCGCGCCCGCGGCATCGACCCCGTCCGCGACAGGACCGCGTTCGACGGCCTCCTCGACGCCGCTCGCGAGGACTACGAGCAGCGTGCGGGCCGCGGCTCGGTGCCGCCGCTGCTCGACCTCGCGCGTGCCGAGCGCGCGGTCCGCGACGCAGTCGCAGGCCTCGGCCCGCTCCAGCGCTACCTCGACGACCCCGAGATCGAGGAGATCTGGGTGAACTCGCCCAGCCGCGTCTTCGTGGCGCGCGGCGGGGAGACGGAACTCACCCCGACGGTCCTCACGTCCGGGCAGGTTGCCGACCTCGTCGAGCGCATGCTCGAGCCGACGGGTCGGCGTCTCGACATCTCGAGCCCCTTCGTCGACGCCGCGCTCCCGGGAGGCGAGCGACTGCACGTCGTCATCCCTGACGTCACGCGGGAGTGGACCCTCAACATCCGCAAGTTCGTCGCGCGCGCCCGCAGCCTCGGTGACCTCGTAGCCCTCGGCACCCTCACACCCGCCGCCGCACGCTTTCTCGACGCGTGCGTGCGTGCCGGTCTCAACATCCTCGTCGCCGGCGCCACGCACGCGGGCAAGACGACCCTCGTCAACGCGCTCGGCGGGGCGGTGCCCGCGCACGAACGCGTCATCGTGTGTGAAGAGGTCTTCGAGCTGAGGTTGCCCGGGCGCGACGTCGTCGCGATGCAGTGCCGCCAGCCGAGCCTCGAGGGCACGGGTGAGATCCCGCTGCGCAGGCTCGTCAAGGAGGCGCTGCGCATGCGGCCCGACAGGATCGTCGTCGGAGAGGTCCGTGAGGCCGAGGCGTTCGACCTGCTCATCGCGCTCTCCTCGGGCATCCCTGGCATGTGCACCATCCACGCCGGCTCGGCACGCGAGGCCGTCGCGAAGATGTGCACGCTGCCCCTGCTTGCCGGCGAGAACGTCACGGCCGGCTTCGTCGTGCCATCCGTCGCGACCGCCCTCGACGTCGTCGTCCACGTCGCCCGCGACGCCGGCGGTGCGCGACGTGTTCGTGAGATCGCCCTCGTCACGGGACGTGTCGAGGGTGGCGTCGTCGAGCTCGCCGAGATGTACCGCACCGACGGCACGACGCTCGTCCGAGGGGCGGGGCATCCCGTGACCACTGAGCCCTTCGCGGGCGCCGGTATCGACATCGCGCACATCCTCCGGACGGAGGGCTGA
- a CDS encoding type II secretion system F family protein — protein sequence MVGLALGCGLLLVWTACWEAPAPRRRSGLLGRLADDLAGAGLPGTSPSGLVVLSAVLGVLVIVGASAATGAVPLGVCFGLIAATLPTAVVRARAASRAKEMREVWPEVVDHLVSGVRAGLSLPEALAQLAHRGPVDLREQFARFAADHRASGRFDESLDDLKARLADPVADRLVESLRITRQVGGTDLGRLLRTLATFLREDNRTRGELEARQGWTVAGARLAVAAPWVMLALLATRPGTAEAYATPAGALVLAVGGLVCVGAYGAMVRLGRLPVDRRVLR from the coding sequence GTGGTGGGTCTCGCCCTCGGCTGCGGGCTGCTGCTCGTGTGGACCGCGTGCTGGGAGGCTCCCGCACCCCGGAGACGCTCGGGCCTGCTCGGGCGGCTCGCGGACGACCTCGCGGGGGCCGGGCTGCCGGGGACGAGCCCCTCTGGGCTCGTCGTGCTCTCGGCGGTCCTCGGGGTCCTCGTGATCGTCGGTGCGAGCGCCGCGACCGGCGCCGTTCCGCTCGGCGTGTGCTTCGGTCTCATCGCGGCGACCCTGCCGACAGCGGTCGTGCGGGCCCGTGCCGCGTCACGCGCCAAGGAGATGCGTGAGGTCTGGCCGGAGGTCGTCGACCACCTCGTCTCGGGCGTGCGTGCCGGGCTCTCCTTGCCCGAGGCGCTCGCGCAGCTCGCTCACCGCGGTCCGGTCGACTTGCGCGAGCAGTTCGCGCGCTTCGCCGCCGACCACCGAGCGTCGGGCAGGTTCGACGAGAGTCTCGACGACCTCAAGGCACGGCTCGCCGACCCGGTCGCCGACCGCCTCGTCGAGTCGCTCCGCATCACCCGGCAGGTAGGCGGAACCGACCTGGGCAGGCTCCTGCGGACGCTCGCGACTTTCCTCCGCGAGGACAACAGAACTCGGGGAGAGCTCGAGGCTCGCCAGGGATGGACCGTCGCAGGTGCGCGCCTCGCTGTCGCCGCGCCGTGGGTCATGCTCGCCCTCCTCGCGACACGCCCCGGGACCGCCGAGGCCTACGCGACCCCTGCGGGCGCGCTCGTGCTCGCCGTCGGCGGCCTCGTGTGCGTCGGGGCGTACGGGGCGATGGTCCGGCTCGGGCGGCTCCCGGTCGACAGGAGGGTGCTGCGATGA